The following proteins are co-located in the Diaphorobacter sp. HDW4B genome:
- the guaD gene encoding guanine deaminase: protein MPIYRSALLRFDASTGKAIYEEDALLATQADPTGVQRVVAAGSWSALSAQYAGQGEPITHLPGRIIAPGFVDLHIHYPQTDVIGSPADGLLPWLENYTFPHESRFSDPAYAGDVAKFFVDELLRNGVTTAVTFCTSHPGSVDALMTEAQARRMRIIAGKVLQDRHSPDGVRDETEQSLIDTETLINRWHGKDRLGYAITPRFAPTSTDAQLRGAGELAAKYRDVWIQSHVAENLDEIRWVRELFPAARSYLAVYDDFGLMRERAIYAHCIHFDDHDRALMRDRGTAAAVSPTSNLFLSSGYFDFLKADEAGFQYGLASDVGGGTSFSPFHTMLAAYYVGREGHAKQGQSLKPQALWWQHTAGAAKAAGLDGVVGNLQPGCEADFVVLNPQATPLIARRTSQARNLDELLFAMIVLGDDRLIERTVIA, encoded by the coding sequence ATGCCCATCTACCGCTCCGCCCTCCTGCGCTTCGACGCCTCCACCGGCAAGGCCATCTACGAAGAAGACGCCCTGCTGGCAACGCAAGCCGACCCCACCGGCGTGCAGCGTGTGGTGGCCGCCGGAAGCTGGAGCGCGCTGAGCGCCCAATACGCAGGTCAGGGTGAGCCCATCACCCATCTCCCAGGCCGCATCATCGCGCCGGGCTTCGTCGACCTGCACATCCACTACCCGCAGACCGACGTGATCGGCTCCCCGGCGGACGGTCTGCTGCCCTGGCTGGAAAACTACACCTTTCCGCACGAGTCGCGCTTTTCCGATCCTGCCTATGCGGGCGATGTGGCGAAGTTCTTTGTCGATGAACTGCTGCGCAATGGCGTGACCACGGCGGTGACTTTCTGCACTTCGCATCCCGGTTCCGTCGATGCGCTGATGACCGAGGCGCAGGCGCGCCGCATGCGCATCATTGCGGGCAAGGTGCTGCAGGATCGGCATTCTCCCGATGGCGTGCGCGACGAGACAGAGCAGTCGCTGATCGACACCGAAACGCTGATCAACCGTTGGCACGGCAAAGACCGGCTGGGCTACGCGATCACGCCGCGTTTTGCACCGACCAGCACCGATGCGCAATTGCGCGGTGCGGGCGAGCTGGCGGCCAAGTACCGCGATGTGTGGATCCAGTCGCATGTGGCTGAAAATCTGGACGAGATCCGCTGGGTGCGTGAGCTGTTTCCCGCCGCGCGCAGCTATCTTGCGGTGTACGACGATTTTGGCCTGATGCGCGAGCGTGCGATCTACGCGCACTGCATCCATTTCGACGACCATGATCGCGCGCTGATGCGGGATCGCGGCACAGCGGCGGCGGTCAGTCCGACGAGCAATCTGTTTTTGTCGAGCGGGTATTTCGATTTTCTGAAGGCTGACGAGGCAGGTTTCCAGTACGGCCTGGCCAGCGATGTGGGCGGCGGCACGAGCTTCAGCCCGTTCCACACCATGCTGGCGGCGTACTACGTGGGGCGCGAAGGCCATGCCAAGCAGGGGCAGTCACTCAAGCCGCAGGCGCTGTGGTGGCAGCACACGGCGGGCGCTGCCAAGGCGGCGGGGCTTGATGGGGTGGTCGGCAATCTGCAGCCGGGTTGCGAGGCCGACTTTGTGGTGCTCAACCCGCAGGCCACGCCGCTGATCGCGCGCCGTACCTCGCAGGCGCGCAATCTGGACGAGCTGCTGTTTGCGATGATCGTGCTGGGCGACGACCGCTTGATCGAGCGCACGGTGATTGCCTGA
- the dcd gene encoding dCTP deaminase produces the protein MSIKSDKWIRRMAEQEGMIEPFEPGQVRQVDGRKIISYGTSSYGYDIRCAPEFKVFTNIHSTVVDPKNFDEKSFVDFHGDSCIIPPNSFALARTVEYFRIPRNVLTICLGKSTYARCGIIVNVTPFEPEWEGYVTLEFSNTTPLPARIYAGEGCAQVLFFESDEVCEVSYKDRGGKYQGQVGVTLPKA, from the coding sequence ATGTCCATCAAGAGCGATAAGTGGATCCGCCGTATGGCTGAGCAAGAAGGCATGATCGAGCCGTTCGAGCCCGGACAGGTCCGCCAGGTGGATGGCCGCAAGATCATCAGCTACGGCACCAGCAGCTACGGCTACGACATCCGCTGCGCGCCTGAATTCAAGGTGTTCACCAACATCCACAGCACGGTGGTCGATCCCAAGAACTTCGACGAAAAGAGCTTTGTCGATTTCCACGGCGACTCCTGCATCATTCCGCCCAACAGTTTTGCGCTGGCCCGCACGGTGGAGTATTTCCGCATTCCACGCAATGTGCTGACGATCTGCCTCGGCAAGAGCACCTATGCGCGCTGCGGCATCATCGTGAACGTCACGCCGTTCGAGCCCGAGTGGGAAGGCTATGTGACGCTGGAGTTCAGCAACACGACGCCGCTGCCAGCACGCATCTATGCGGGCGAGGGCTGCGCGCAGGTGTTGTTCTTCGAGAGCGATGAAGTCTGCGAAGTGAGCTACAAAGACCGAGGCGGCAAGTACCAAGGCCAAGTCGGCGTGACCTTGCCCAAGGCCTGA
- a CDS encoding neutral zinc metallopeptidase: protein MRWEGNRESSNVEDRRDGGGGGGGGMIGGRSIGIGTVVIALIGWGVFGINPLATIGMLSGGGQPQVQQQQGPAKAPPSSDQGAKFVSTVLASTEDVWTKIFQQGGAQYREPKLVLFRGAVPTACGTGQSAMGPFYCPGDQKVYLDMGFFDTMSRQLGAPGEFARAYVVAHEVGHHVQTLLGTTEKVDSMRGRVSQRDQNALSVRLELQADCYAGIWANHSQQAKNWLDQSDIESAINAAQSIGDDKLQREQTGTVRPDGFTHGSSAQRVRWFTTGLKTGSVQSCDTFNTQSL, encoded by the coding sequence ATGAGATGGGAAGGCAACCGCGAATCGAGCAATGTGGAAGACCGTCGCGATGGTGGCGGTGGTGGAGGCGGCGGCATGATCGGTGGCCGCTCCATCGGCATTGGCACGGTGGTGATCGCCCTGATCGGCTGGGGCGTTTTCGGCATTAATCCGCTGGCGACCATCGGCATGTTGTCGGGTGGTGGTCAGCCACAGGTCCAGCAGCAGCAAGGTCCGGCCAAGGCACCTCCGTCGAGTGATCAGGGGGCGAAGTTCGTCTCCACCGTGCTGGCTTCGACCGAGGACGTCTGGACCAAGATTTTCCAGCAGGGCGGTGCGCAGTACCGTGAACCCAAGCTGGTGCTGTTCCGTGGCGCGGTGCCGACCGCCTGCGGTACCGGCCAGTCGGCCATGGGCCCGTTCTACTGCCCGGGTGACCAGAAGGTGTATCTCGACATGGGCTTTTTCGACACCATGAGCCGCCAGCTCGGCGCTCCCGGTGAATTCGCCCGTGCCTACGTGGTCGCTCACGAAGTCGGCCACCATGTGCAGACCCTGCTGGGCACGACCGAAAAGGTCGACAGCATGCGCGGCCGCGTGAGCCAGCGCGATCAGAATGCGCTGTCCGTGCGTCTGGAGCTGCAAGCTGACTGCTACGCAGGCATCTGGGCCAATCATTCGCAGCAGGCCAAGAACTGGCTGGATCAGAGCGACATCGAGTCGGCCATCAACGCGGCCCAATCGATCGGCGACGACAAGCTGCAGCGCGAGCAGACGGGCACGGTCCGTCCTGACGGGTTCACCCATGGCTCCAGCGCGCAACGCGTGCGCTGGTTCACCACCGGCCTCAAGACGGGCAGCGTCCAGTCTTGCGATACCTTCAACACACAGTCCTTGTGA
- a CDS encoding DEAD/DEAH box helicase encodes MTQAYSSLALAEPLKRAVADMGYEFMTPIQEQAIPVVLAGQDVMGAAQTGTGKTAAFSLPLLQRLMKHETSSVSPARHPVRALVLLPTRELADQVAQQIAMYAKYTKLRSTVVFGGMDMKPQTLELKKGVEVLVATPGRLLDHIEAKNVVLNQVEYVVLDEADRMLDIGFLPDLQRILSHLPKTRTTLLFSATFSPEIKRLASSYLQNPITIEVARPNETASTVEQRFYSSTDDDKRRAIKQVLKDRNINQAFIFVNSKLGCARLTRALERDGLKAAALHGDKSQDERLKALEAFKSGEVNLLCCTDVAARGLDIKDVPAVFNFDVPFNAEDYVHRIGRTGRAGASGIAVTLVTSHDTRLVTDIEKLIKKKIEVEALELDDERPRGRFNDGRRAWGGEEGDSRPSSSSSSGSSSSSSRGYRSEGHSHGRDRDRDSYRRAPVSKDPFFDKPYEEGAAKSEPASWEAAKVQPVRGVSANIKSKRKVAALFRPAVAPVAEVQ; translated from the coding sequence ATGACACAAGCCTATTCTTCCCTCGCGCTTGCAGAACCGCTCAAGCGTGCCGTAGCCGACATGGGTTACGAGTTCATGACGCCCATTCAGGAGCAGGCGATCCCTGTCGTCCTGGCGGGGCAGGACGTGATGGGTGCCGCCCAGACCGGCACCGGCAAGACGGCAGCTTTCTCGCTGCCGCTGCTCCAGCGTCTCATGAAGCATGAAACCAGCTCGGTTTCTCCGGCCCGCCACCCGGTGCGTGCGCTGGTGCTTCTGCCTACCCGCGAGCTGGCCGATCAGGTGGCGCAGCAGATTGCGATGTACGCCAAGTACACCAAGCTGCGCAGCACCGTGGTCTTCGGCGGCATGGACATGAAGCCTCAGACCCTCGAGCTCAAGAAGGGCGTCGAGGTGCTGGTGGCAACGCCAGGCCGTCTGCTGGACCACATCGAAGCCAAGAACGTGGTGCTCAACCAGGTCGAATACGTGGTGCTCGACGAAGCGGACCGCATGCTCGACATCGGCTTTCTGCCCGATCTGCAGCGCATCCTGTCGCACCTTCCCAAGACCCGCACCACGCTGCTGTTCTCGGCCACGTTCTCGCCGGAAATCAAGCGTCTGGCAAGCAGCTATCTGCAGAACCCGATCACCATCGAAGTGGCCCGTCCGAACGAGACGGCTTCCACGGTGGAGCAGCGCTTCTACTCGTCCACCGACGACGACAAGCGCCGCGCCATCAAGCAGGTGCTCAAGGACCGCAACATCAACCAGGCGTTCATCTTCGTGAACAGCAAGCTCGGTTGTGCGCGTCTGACCCGTGCTCTCGAGCGCGACGGCCTCAAGGCCGCAGCCCTGCACGGCGACAAGAGCCAGGACGAACGCCTGAAGGCCCTCGAAGCCTTCAAGAGCGGCGAAGTGAATCTGCTGTGCTGCACCGACGTGGCCGCGCGCGGTCTGGACATCAAGGATGTGCCTGCCGTGTTCAACTTCGACGTGCCGTTCAACGCCGAAGACTACGTGCACCGTATCGGCCGCACGGGCCGCGCCGGCGCATCCGGCATCGCCGTGACGCTGGTGACATCGCACGACACCCGCTTGGTGACCGACATCGAAAAGCTCATCAAGAAAAAGATCGAAGTGGAAGCGCTGGAGCTCGATGACGAGCGCCCACGTGGCCGCTTCAACGACGGCCGTCGCGCCTGGGGTGGTGAAGAGGGTGACTCGCGTCCATCGTCTTCGTCGTCCTCCGGTTCGTCGTCCTCATCCTCGCGCGGCTACCGCAGCGAAGGCCACAGCCATGGCCGCGATCGTGATCGCGACAGCTACCGCCGCGCTCCGGTGTCCAAGGACCCGTTCTTCGACAAGCCTTACGAGGAAGGCGCAGCCAAGTCCGAACCTGCCAGCTGGGAAGCCGCCAAGGTCCAACCTGTGCGTGGCGTGTCGGCCAACATCAAGTCCAAGCGCAAGGTGGCGGCGCTGTTCAGGCCTGCGGTTGCACCGGTCGCCGAGGTGCAATAA
- a CDS encoding antibiotic biosynthesis monooxygenase: MILEVVDIRIQPGQQAAFEEAITRGVTTVIAKAKGYQGHTIKHSIETPERYLLQIQWETLENHTVDFRGSPAFGEWRAIVGPFFAAPPVVEHFMAVA; the protein is encoded by the coding sequence ATGATCCTGGAAGTCGTCGACATCCGCATCCAGCCCGGCCAGCAAGCCGCTTTTGAAGAAGCCATCACACGCGGCGTCACCACCGTGATCGCCAAGGCCAAAGGCTACCAAGGCCACACCATCAAGCACTCGATCGAAACGCCAGAGCGCTATCTGCTGCAGATCCAATGGGAAACGCTGGAAAACCACACAGTCGATTTCCGAGGATCGCCAGCGTTTGGTGAGTGGCGTGCGATTGTGGGGCCGTTCTTTGCTGCGCCGCCTGTGGTGGAGCACTTCATGGCCGTGGCTTGA
- a CDS encoding ATP-binding protein, with protein sequence MSLLRKLLPWLLLALWGMPVLAKAPRDLCTYNVLSTLAAKATIPHDARPTEGWVPVQLPDFWNQRWPEHTGTVWYRIDWERQCPSDSDAAQEPVGIGFPRIFMAGEFHLNDNLLWRDASLTDPITHGWNTPHWWAVPASALKPGINTVWVRVVGLAELTPGLDVMQLGAVEAMRRQYDELDWRRGTAFLMSNALSAALGCIFLVIWLMRRGEHIYGWFALMSFAWSFYLSTVLASAPWPIWPILVHGTETFESSIRMARLNLVAVLLYIVLFNIFSFRFTGQRLPRVERLLWCMSALSALVIVLVPRAYWDATSKLFAMTCALIFFGTCLQIQWHAWRSRQTKNILTALYWAIYLIVGIHDSRYAFQIEAEQEAWVPFTIFLTTALIALMLGGRLAASMRKVEQFNAELEQRVDDARNELAHALEREHSQKLERTRLQERVQLAHDLHDSLGGSLVRSIAVVERAQRSQQPLAHERMLSLLKMLRDDLRQMIDYGSSVGATVPETPELWMAPLRYRFTRILDELTIAWEWHSDPVWHSTEIRPSALQCLGLSRILEEALTNAIKHSRASTIRVWCHQTGPHLMVLQIEDDGAGFDVSAAQDSSGLGVGMRSMAERARRIGGSLSIESSPGHGTVVRVDLPLQCQNAMFTNPVNKEDRTS encoded by the coding sequence ATGTCACTTTTGCGAAAGTTGCTGCCGTGGCTGCTGCTTGCGCTGTGGGGCATGCCCGTGCTGGCAAAAGCTCCGCGAGACCTGTGCACGTACAACGTTCTGTCCACACTGGCGGCCAAGGCCACCATTCCCCATGACGCTCGCCCCACCGAAGGCTGGGTGCCGGTTCAACTTCCCGACTTCTGGAACCAGCGCTGGCCGGAACATACCGGCACGGTCTGGTACCGCATCGACTGGGAGCGGCAGTGCCCAAGCGACAGTGATGCGGCTCAGGAACCCGTCGGCATCGGCTTTCCGCGCATCTTCATGGCGGGCGAGTTCCACCTCAATGACAACCTGCTCTGGCGCGACGCCTCGCTCACCGACCCCATCACGCATGGCTGGAACACGCCGCATTGGTGGGCAGTCCCCGCATCGGCGCTGAAGCCCGGCATCAACACCGTCTGGGTGCGCGTGGTCGGCCTGGCCGAGCTGACACCGGGTCTTGACGTCATGCAACTCGGCGCCGTCGAAGCCATGCGCCGGCAATACGACGAACTCGATTGGCGACGAGGCACTGCGTTTCTGATGTCCAACGCGTTGTCCGCAGCGCTGGGTTGCATCTTCCTCGTGATCTGGCTGATGCGCCGAGGCGAACACATCTATGGCTGGTTCGCGCTGATGTCCTTCGCATGGTCGTTCTACCTGAGCACCGTTCTCGCGTCAGCACCGTGGCCCATCTGGCCGATCCTCGTGCACGGCACCGAGACATTCGAAAGCTCGATCCGCATGGCGCGCCTGAACCTTGTGGCGGTGCTGCTGTACATCGTGCTGTTCAACATCTTCAGCTTCCGCTTCACCGGACAACGCCTGCCGCGCGTCGAGCGCCTGCTGTGGTGCATGAGTGCACTCTCGGCCCTCGTCATCGTGCTGGTCCCCCGGGCTTATTGGGATGCGACCTCCAAACTGTTCGCGATGACCTGCGCATTGATCTTCTTTGGCACCTGTCTCCAGATCCAATGGCATGCATGGCGCAGCAGGCAGACCAAGAACATTCTCACCGCCTTGTACTGGGCCATCTACCTGATCGTCGGCATACACGACTCGAGGTATGCATTCCAGATAGAAGCCGAGCAGGAGGCCTGGGTGCCGTTCACGATTTTTCTCACCACGGCCCTGATCGCGTTGATGCTGGGCGGGCGTCTGGCCGCCAGCATGCGCAAGGTCGAACAGTTCAATGCCGAACTCGAACAACGCGTGGACGATGCCCGAAACGAACTGGCCCACGCGCTGGAACGCGAACACTCGCAAAAGCTCGAACGCACCCGTCTGCAGGAGCGCGTGCAGCTTGCCCATGACCTGCACGACAGCCTGGGCGGCAGTCTCGTGCGCAGCATCGCAGTGGTCGAACGCGCCCAACGCAGCCAACAGCCGCTAGCCCACGAGCGCATGCTGTCGCTCCTGAAAATGCTGCGCGACGACCTGCGGCAGATGATCGACTACGGCTCCAGCGTCGGAGCCACCGTACCGGAGACGCCCGAACTCTGGATGGCCCCGCTGCGCTATCGCTTCACCCGCATTCTTGACGAGCTGACCATCGCCTGGGAATGGCACAGCGACCCCGTCTGGCACAGCACCGAGATACGCCCCAGCGCCCTGCAATGCCTCGGCCTCTCGCGCATTCTGGAAGAGGCACTGACCAACGCCATCAAGCACAGCCGCGCATCCACCATCCGCGTGTGGTGCCACCAGACCGGGCCGCACCTCATGGTCCTTCAGATCGAAGACGACGGCGCAGGCTTCGACGTTTCCGCCGCGCAGGATTCCAGCGGCCTCGGTGTCGGCATGCGCAGCATGGCCGAACGCGCCCGCCGCATCGGCGGCAGCCTGTCCATCGAATCCAGCCCCGGCCACGGAACCGTCGTGCGCGTGGACCTGCCGCTTCAATGCCAGAATGCGATGTTCACCAACCCAGTCAACAAGGAAGACAGAACATCATGA
- a CDS encoding response regulator transcription factor — MDPGSTLPTPVLVVEDQPEFQQRLREVLLQLGYTPDALLFASTLSEARATVANQPVAMALVDLVLPDGNGRELIGELRMQDPTLGILVVTAWSSEDDILGALRAGATGYVLKERDDFEVMLSIRSALRGGAPIDPFIARRILELLPDTPSSAPPTIAVDTSTPAPAISVAHEEAPEPGAPPTAGEPLTKREREILKMVANGLSNREIAERLHLSYYTVETHVKRIYRKLCVNTRAMAVHTALTRRDLLG; from the coding sequence ATGGATCCCGGCTCCACGCTGCCGACACCGGTGCTGGTGGTCGAGGACCAACCCGAATTCCAGCAACGCCTGCGCGAAGTGCTGCTGCAGCTGGGCTACACGCCGGACGCGCTGCTCTTCGCATCCACGCTGAGCGAAGCCCGCGCCACGGTGGCCAACCAGCCCGTGGCCATGGCGCTCGTCGATCTGGTGCTGCCCGACGGCAACGGCCGCGAACTCATCGGCGAGCTGCGCATGCAGGACCCGACTCTGGGCATTCTGGTGGTGACGGCATGGAGTTCGGAGGACGACATTCTGGGCGCGCTGCGCGCCGGTGCCACCGGCTACGTGCTCAAGGAACGCGACGATTTCGAGGTCATGCTCTCAATCCGCAGCGCGCTGCGCGGAGGCGCCCCCATCGATCCGTTCATCGCAAGGCGCATTCTGGAACTGCTGCCGGACACCCCCAGTTCAGCACCACCGACCATCGCCGTGGACACCTCCACGCCTGCCCCCGCGATCAGCGTGGCGCACGAAGAAGCACCCGAGCCGGGCGCTCCTCCAACGGCAGGCGAACCGCTGACCAAGCGCGAACGAGAAATCCTGAAGATGGTGGCCAACGGCCTGTCCAACCGCGAAATCGCCGAGCGCCTGCATCTGTCGTACTACACCGTCGAAACGCATGTGAAGCGCATCTACCGCAAGCTCTGCGTGAACACCCGCGCCATGGCCGTGCACACCGCCCTCACGCGCCGCGATCTGCTGGGTTGA
- the pdxY gene encoding pyridoxal kinase PdxY has product MSTPQTPLVLTIQSHVAYGHVGNDAAMLPLQMLGIQPVAVHTVQFSNHTGYGEFKGQVFTPAHIADVLDGLRARGVLSRCVAVLSGYLGDAGVGEEILSAVQEVRAAHPKAHYLCDPVMGDVGRGIFVRPGIPEFLRKRALSMASVITPNHYEFELLCGGEPLTTVDAAIKAARAMLTHMHDAKSALIVITSLRTGDLPNDSLATLAVTANDAWLVQTPFIDLQPLPNGMGDVFSSVLLGHLIQGNTAPVAVSSAVSTLYALVQRTQSGERDLPLVACRDQIINPSEQFSAKPVTA; this is encoded by the coding sequence ATGTCCACACCCCAAACCCCTCTCGTTCTCACCATCCAATCGCACGTCGCCTACGGCCATGTGGGCAACGACGCGGCCATGCTGCCGCTGCAGATGCTCGGCATCCAGCCCGTCGCCGTGCACACCGTGCAGTTCTCCAACCACACGGGTTATGGTGAGTTCAAGGGGCAGGTGTTCACGCCTGCGCATATCGCCGATGTGCTCGACGGCCTGCGCGCACGCGGCGTGCTCTCGCGCTGCGTGGCGGTGCTTTCGGGCTATCTGGGCGATGCCGGTGTGGGCGAGGAAATTCTCTCGGCCGTGCAGGAAGTGCGCGCCGCGCATCCCAAGGCGCATTACCTGTGCGACCCGGTGATGGGTGACGTGGGCCGCGGCATCTTCGTGCGTCCCGGCATCCCTGAATTCCTGCGCAAGCGCGCCCTCTCGATGGCAAGCGTGATCACGCCCAACCATTACGAATTCGAGCTGCTGTGCGGCGGTGAACCACTCACCACGGTCGATGCAGCCATCAAGGCTGCGCGCGCCATGCTCACGCACATGCACGACGCCAAATCGGCGCTCATCGTCATCACCAGCCTGCGCACCGGCGACCTGCCCAATGACAGCCTCGCCACGCTGGCCGTCACCGCCAACGACGCATGGCTGGTGCAAACGCCCTTCATCGATCTGCAGCCGCTGCCCAACGGCATGGGCGACGTGTTCTCGTCCGTGCTGCTCGGCCATCTGATTCAGGGCAATACCGCGCCCGTGGCCGTCTCCAGCGCCGTGAGCACGCTCTACGCGCTGGTCCAGCGTACGCAGTCCGGCGAGCGCGACCTGCCGCTCGTCGCCTGCCGCGATCAGATCATCAACCCCAGCGAGCAGTTTTCGGCCAAGCCCGTCACGGCGTGA
- a CDS encoding RidA family protein: protein MSVYDKLKELNITLPPVATPAAAYVPFVQTGKLVFLSGHIARKDGAVWAGQLGKNVTTDEGKQAARAVAVDLLGTLHAATGDLNRIKRIVKLMSLVNSTGDFTEQHIVTNGASELMAQVFGPEKGAHARSAFGVAQIPLGACVEIELIAELAD from the coding sequence ATGAGCGTTTACGACAAACTCAAGGAACTCAACATCACCCTGCCTCCCGTGGCCACGCCTGCGGCTGCCTATGTGCCGTTCGTGCAGACCGGCAAGCTGGTGTTCCTCTCCGGCCATATCGCGCGCAAGGACGGTGCCGTCTGGGCCGGTCAGCTCGGCAAGAACGTGACCACCGATGAAGGCAAGCAGGCCGCACGCGCCGTGGCCGTCGATCTGCTGGGCACGCTGCATGCTGCGACGGGCGACCTCAACCGCATCAAGCGCATCGTCAAGCTGATGAGCCTGGTGAACTCCACCGGCGACTTCACCGAACAGCACATCGTCACCAACGGTGCCAGCGAGCTGATGGCCCAGGTCTTCGGCCCCGAAAAGGGCGCGCACGCACGCAGCGCCTTCGGCGTCGCGCAGATCCCGCTGGGTGCCTGCGTGGAAATCGAACTGATCGCCGAACTGGCCGACTGA